One genomic region from Alosa alosa isolate M-15738 ecotype Scorff River chromosome 12, AALO_Geno_1.1, whole genome shotgun sequence encodes:
- the LOC125304372 gene encoding long-chain fatty acid transport protein 6: MLTWVLTTTATGLLTLLAFQRMCYPYFWDDLMYYLKLRKVGVAVKSRMKSGVITYLDCFVHQARTTPGKPFIVFESQVLTYQDVDVRSNKFANVFKNEGGLKQGDIVALLMSNEPDFICVWFGLCKLGCEVAFLNFNIKSKSFLHCFQSCGANTLVVGSDLVSSREDVLSSLKDNGIELWVTDNSSSVEGLRTLLDKVEEASGEAQPPSEKTTATLMSNFLFIFTSGTTGLPKAARVSHIKAVMCMSFLRLCGATANDNIYVTLPLYHMSASLLGIGGCIELGATCILKKKFSASQFWKDCQKYNVTVFQYIGELCRYLINQPKTAEETAHQVRIAAGSGLRADVWREFAKRFGKIHIREAYGMTEASIGFLNYTNEIGPIGRASYFNKRNSPFDFLKCDPNTYEPIRTESGRCIRAKKGETGILVAPVSGMNPFLGYAGNKEMSERKLLRNVFQEGDVYFNTGDLMLQDHRDFVHFRDRIGDTFRWKGENVATTEVSEILGGLDFVQDVNVYGVSVPGYEGRAGMAAIVLKPDQKLDGKRFYSHLVQNLPAYAWPWFLRVETSIDVTETFKQQKGKLVQEGFNPETVQDPLYFLDSSQKDYMPLTQAVFDDILSGKIRL; this comes from the exons ATGTTGACTTGGGTGCTTACTACCACTGCAACTGGATTATTGACGCTCCTGGCTTTTCAACGGATGTGTTACCCTTACTTTTGGGATGACTTGATGTATTACTTAAAACTACGAAAGGTCGGGGTGGCCGTGAAGTCACGGATGAAGAGCGGGGTTATCACCTATCTCGACTGTTTTGTTCACCAGGCAAGGACAACTCCTGGCAAACCGTTCATCGTTTTTGAGAGTCAAGTTCTGACTTACCAGGACGTTGATGTAAGGAGCAACAAATTTGCAAACGTGTTTAAAAACGAGGGAGGATTGAAACAAGGAGACATTGTTGCACTTTTGATGAGCAATGAACCCGATTTCATATGCGTTTGGTTTGGACTGTGCAAACTGGGCTGTGAGGTCGCGTTCCTCAATTTTAACATCAAATCCAAGTCTTTTCTTCACTGTTTTCAGAGCTGTGGGGCAAACACACTCGTCGTAGGCTCAG ATTTGGTTAGCTCCCGAGAAGATGTACTATCTAGCCTGAAGGACAATGGGATTGAGCTGTGGGTTACAGACAACAGCTCGTCGGTGGAGGGTTTGCGCACGTTACTGGACAAAGTGGAAGAGGCTTCGGGTGAAGCCCAGCCGCCCTCGGAAAAGACCACGGCTACGCTCATGTCAAACTTCCTCTTCATCTTCACCTCGGGAACCACAG GTCTCCCTAAGGCTGCCCGTGTGAGTCACATCAAAGCGGTGATGTGCATGAGTTTCCTGCGTTTATGTGGAGCCACAGCCAATGACAATATCTATGTCACACTCCCCCTTTACCACATGTCTGCCTCCCTTCTTGGCATTGGGGGTTGCATCGAGCTCG GAGCCACTTGCATACTCAAGAAAAAATTCTCTGCAAGTCAGTTTTGGAAAGACTGCCAGAAATACAATGTGACTGTCTTCCAGTACATCGGAGAGCTCTGTCGGTACCTGATCAATCAGCCTAAG ACCGCTGAAGAGACTGCTCACCAAGTCCGAATAGCAGCGGGGAGTGGCCTGCGAGCTGATGTTTGGAGGGAATTCGCCAAGCGCTTTGGCAAAATCCATATCCGTGAGGCCTATGGTATGACCGAGGCCAGCATTGGCTTCCTCAACTACACTAATGAAATCGGACCCATTGGCCGTGCAAGTTATTTCAACAAG AGGAACTCGCCCTTTGACTTCCTGAAGTGTGATCCCAACACATATGAGCCAATCCGCACAGAATCAGGAAGATGCATAAGAGCAAAGAAAG GGGAAACTGGTATTCTTGTGGCCCCTGTCTCTGGCATGAACCCTTTCCTGGGGTACGCCGGCAACAAGGAGATGTCTGAGAGGAAACTGCTCCGGAATGTCTTCCAGGAAGGGGATGTGTACTTCAACACTGGTGACCTGATGCTGCAGGACCACAGGGATTTTGTGCACTTCCGAGACCGCATTGGAGACACATTCAG ATGGAAAGGTGAGAACGTTGCTACAACTGAGGTGTCCGAGATCCTGGGCGGTCTGGACTTTGTGCAGGATGTGAATGTCTACGGCGTGTCAGTGCCAG GATATGAAGGCAGAGCAGGTATGGCAGCCATTGTCCTGAAGCCCGACCAAAAACTGGATGGTAAGAGATTCTACAGCCATTTGGTCCAGAATCTTCCAGCATACGCATGGCCATGGTTTCTAAGAGTGGAG ACATCCATAGATGTCACAGAGACTTTCAAGCAGCAGAAGGGGAAACTTGTCCAGGAAGGATTTAATCCTGAGACTGTCCAGGACCCACTCTACTTCCTGGACAGTTCCCAGAAGGACTACATGCCTCTCACTCAAGCTGTGTTTGATGACATTCTCTCAGGCAAGATACGACTGTAG